One segment of Thermococcus sp. AM4 DNA contains the following:
- a CDS encoding M42 family metallopeptidase has product MERVVEVLREILEIPSPTGYTKEVLAHIEKKLDDAGIKTRYTNKGALLAYNHPEPELVIAGHVDTLGAMVKGILPDGHLSFTRIGGLLLPTFEGEYCTIITRSGKRFRGTLLLKNPSVHVNKDAGKKERKEENMYIRLDELVEKKEDTEKLGIRPGDFIAFDPKFEYVNGFVKAHFLDDKASVAVMIDLLLDLADELEKLPVAFFFSPYEEVGHGGSAGYPPTARELLVVDMGVVGEGVYGKETAVSIAAKDSTGPYDYEMTTKLIELAEKKDIPHVVDVFPYYGSDGSAALRAGWDFRVALIGPGVHASHGMERTHVKGLLATKELIRAYIEERFRR; this is encoded by the coding sequence ATGGAGCGCGTCGTTGAGGTTCTCAGGGAGATCCTGGAGATTCCGTCCCCGACCGGCTACACGAAGGAGGTTCTCGCGCACATTGAGAAAAAACTTGACGATGCCGGAATAAAGACGAGGTACACCAACAAGGGAGCGCTTTTGGCCTACAACCATCCCGAGCCGGAGCTCGTCATAGCGGGCCACGTTGACACGCTCGGCGCGATGGTCAAGGGAATTTTGCCGGACGGACACCTGAGCTTCACGAGAATCGGCGGGCTTCTCCTCCCGACCTTCGAGGGCGAATACTGCACGATAATAACCCGCTCCGGGAAGAGGTTCAGGGGAACGCTCCTCCTCAAGAACCCGAGCGTTCACGTCAACAAGGACGCCGGAAAGAAGGAGCGCAAGGAAGAGAACATGTACATCCGTCTCGACGAGCTCGTTGAGAAGAAAGAAGACACAGAAAAGCTTGGCATAAGGCCAGGGGACTTCATAGCCTTCGATCCAAAGTTCGAGTACGTGAACGGCTTCGTCAAGGCCCACTTTTTAGACGACAAGGCGAGCGTCGCGGTCATGATTGACCTCCTCCTTGATCTGGCGGACGAGCTCGAAAAGCTCCCGGTGGCGTTCTTCTTCTCGCCCTACGAGGAGGTCGGCCACGGCGGTTCCGCCGGTTACCCGCCAACGGCGAGAGAGCTCCTCGTGGTTGATATGGGCGTCGTGGGCGAGGGCGTTTACGGGAAGGAAACTGCCGTTTCGATAGCGGCGAAGGACTCAACCGGGCCCTACGACTACGAGATGACGACAAAGCTCATCGAGCTGGCGGAGAAGAAGGACATACCGCACGTCGTTGACGTCTTCCCCTACTACGGCTCCGACGGTTCCGCTGCTCTGAGGGCCGGCTGGGACTTTCGCGTCGCCCTCATCGGACCGGGCGTCCACGCAAGTCATGGCATGGAGCGGACGCACGTTAAGGGCCTGCTCGCGACGAAAGAGCTCATAAGGGCCTACATCGAGGAGCGATTCCGCCGGTGA